Proteins from a single region of Primulina tabacum isolate GXHZ01 chromosome 5, ASM2559414v2, whole genome shotgun sequence:
- the LOC142545394 gene encoding uncharacterized protein LOC142545394 isoform X2: MSSICRFRGRSCPASKLSNSLSYFVNIESGCSNPPEFSFEPQIPSSIVTHTQELGSHIRVDMPISDKIFEHGQKFGSYRQGDSTFYSLIEHHASSGDFRSLEMVFELMKREKRTFIEKSFIFVFRAYGRAHLPLKAAELFDRMVDEFQCRQTVKSFNSVLTVIIQEGLHQRALEFYNYVINNKTNISPNVLTFNLVIKALCKLGKVSKALEMFRDMALLRCVPDVYTYCTLMDGLCKEDRIDDAVALLDEMQVEGCYPSAATFNVLINGLCRKGDLSRAGRLVENMFLKGCKPNEVTYNTLIHGLCLKGKLDKAVSLLAQMLSNKHIPNDVTYGTIINGFVKQGRVVDGVHVLKAMEERGYKASEYVYSTLISGFFKEGKSEDAFKLWKQMIEQGCKPNTVVYSALIDGLCREGKPYEAEIFLYEMIDFGCMPNAFTYSSLMKGFFEVGSCDKAILVWKEMAQKDYMDNEVCYSVLIHGLCKNGNLKQALMIWKQFLAKGFAPDVVAYSSMIHGLCAAGSVKQGLNLFNEMLCKAPNTKPDVVTYNILLTALCKQGEV, from the exons ATGTCATCCATCTGTAGATTTAGGGGGAGAAGTTGCCCTGCTTCGAAGCTCTCCAACTCTTTGAGCTACTTCGTCAATATTGAATCTGGTTGCTCGAACCCACCTGAATTTTCGTTTGAACCACAGATTCCTAGTAGTATTGTTACCCATACGCAGGAACTGGGTTCTCATATTAGAGTAGACATGCCAATTTCTGATAAAATATTCGAACATGGACAGAAATTCGGCTCTTACAGGCAGGGTGACTCCACTTTCTATTCTCTTATTGAACACCATGCCAGCTCTGGTGATTTTAGGTCCTTGGAGATGGTTTTTGAACTTATGAAAAGAGAAAAGAGAACTTTTATTGAGAAGAGTTTCATTTTTGTGTTTAGGGCTTATGGGAGAGCGCATTTGCCCCTCAAAGCCGCTGAGTTGTTTGATAGAATGGTAGATGAATTTCAGTGCAGGCAAACTGTCAAGTCTTTTAACTCTGTCCTTACTGTGATTATTCAAGAGGGCCTGCATCAGCGTGCACTTGAGTTCTATAATTACGTTATTAACAATAAAACAAACATCTCTCCAAATGTATTGACATTTAATTTAGTAATCAAAGCACTGTGTAAATTAGGAAAAGTCAGTAAAGCGTTAGAGATGTTCAGGGACATGGCTCTTTTAAGGTGTGTGCCAGATGTTTACACATATTGCACATTGATGGATGGTTTGTGCAAGGAGGATAGAATTGATGATGCCGTGGCTTTGTTAGACGAGATGCAAGTAGAAGGGTGTTACCCAAGTGCGGCGACATTCAATGTCTTGATTAATGGGCTTTGCAGAAAGGGTGATTTAAGCCGGGCTGGAAGGCTAGTTGAGAATATGTTTCTAAAAGGATGCAAACCAAATGAAGTGACTTACAACACACTAATACATGGGTTATgtctcaaagggaagcttgacaAGGCAGTCAGTCTTTTGGCGCAAATGTTGTCAAATAAACATATTCCAAATGATGTTACATATGGAACAATAATAAACGGGTTTGTTAAGCAGGGAAGAGTTGTTGATGGTGTGCATGTATTGAAGGCCATGGAGGAAAGGGGTTACAAGGCGAGTGAGTATGTTTATTCAACTCTTATTAGTGGGTTTTTTAAAGAAGGAAAATCTGAAGATGCATTTAAATTATGGAAGCAGATGATAGAACAGGGATGTAAGCCCAATACGGTTGTTTATAGTGCTCTAATTGATGGTTTATGTCGAGAAGGAAAACCATATGAAGCTGAAATTTTTCTTTACGAGATGATTGATTTTGGTTGCATGCCAAATGCTTTCACTTACAGCTCCTTGATGAAGGGTTTCTTTGAGGTAGGAAGCTGCGACAAGGCGATTCTTGTATGGAAAGAGATGGCTCAGAAAGATTACATGGATAATGAAGTTTGTTACAGTGTTCTTATTCATGGGCTATGCAAGAATGGAAACTTGAAACAGGCTCTGATGATATGGAAGCAATTTTTGGCTAAAGGATTTGCCCCTGATGTTGTTGCTTATAGTTCAATGATCCATGGTCTCTGTGCTGCTGGATCAGTAAAACAGGGTTTGAATTTATTCAATGAGATGCTGTGTAAGGCGCCTAACACTAAGCCTGATGTTGTCACCTACAATATACTTCTTACGGCTTTATGCAAACAAG GAGAAGTTTAA
- the LOC142545394 gene encoding uncharacterized protein LOC142545394 isoform X1 → MSSICRFRGRSCPASKLSNSLSYFVNIESGCSNPPEFSFEPQIPSSIVTHTQELGSHIRVDMPISDKIFEHGQKFGSYRQGDSTFYSLIEHHASSGDFRSLEMVFELMKREKRTFIEKSFIFVFRAYGRAHLPLKAAELFDRMVDEFQCRQTVKSFNSVLTVIIQEGLHQRALEFYNYVINNKTNISPNVLTFNLVIKALCKLGKVSKALEMFRDMALLRCVPDVYTYCTLMDGLCKEDRIDDAVALLDEMQVEGCYPSAATFNVLINGLCRKGDLSRAGRLVENMFLKGCKPNEVTYNTLIHGLCLKGKLDKAVSLLAQMLSNKHIPNDVTYGTIINGFVKQGRVVDGVHVLKAMEERGYKASEYVYSTLISGFFKEGKSEDAFKLWKQMIEQGCKPNTVVYSALIDGLCREGKPYEAEIFLYEMIDFGCMPNAFTYSSLMKGFFEVGSCDKAILVWKEMAQKDYMDNEVCYSVLIHGLCKNGNLKQALMIWKQFLAKGFAPDVVAYSSMIHGLCAAGSVKQGLNLFNEMLCKAPNTKPDVVTYNILLTALCKQGSISHAIDLLTDMLNQGCDPDSITCNIFLTSLKEKFNPLQDGREFLDELVLRLYKRQRIVGASKVIEVMLKAFLHPKESTWEKVIVDLCKPKKIIAAIDKCWAKLFL, encoded by the coding sequence ATGTCATCCATCTGTAGATTTAGGGGGAGAAGTTGCCCTGCTTCGAAGCTCTCCAACTCTTTGAGCTACTTCGTCAATATTGAATCTGGTTGCTCGAACCCACCTGAATTTTCGTTTGAACCACAGATTCCTAGTAGTATTGTTACCCATACGCAGGAACTGGGTTCTCATATTAGAGTAGACATGCCAATTTCTGATAAAATATTCGAACATGGACAGAAATTCGGCTCTTACAGGCAGGGTGACTCCACTTTCTATTCTCTTATTGAACACCATGCCAGCTCTGGTGATTTTAGGTCCTTGGAGATGGTTTTTGAACTTATGAAAAGAGAAAAGAGAACTTTTATTGAGAAGAGTTTCATTTTTGTGTTTAGGGCTTATGGGAGAGCGCATTTGCCCCTCAAAGCCGCTGAGTTGTTTGATAGAATGGTAGATGAATTTCAGTGCAGGCAAACTGTCAAGTCTTTTAACTCTGTCCTTACTGTGATTATTCAAGAGGGCCTGCATCAGCGTGCACTTGAGTTCTATAATTACGTTATTAACAATAAAACAAACATCTCTCCAAATGTATTGACATTTAATTTAGTAATCAAAGCACTGTGTAAATTAGGAAAAGTCAGTAAAGCGTTAGAGATGTTCAGGGACATGGCTCTTTTAAGGTGTGTGCCAGATGTTTACACATATTGCACATTGATGGATGGTTTGTGCAAGGAGGATAGAATTGATGATGCCGTGGCTTTGTTAGACGAGATGCAAGTAGAAGGGTGTTACCCAAGTGCGGCGACATTCAATGTCTTGATTAATGGGCTTTGCAGAAAGGGTGATTTAAGCCGGGCTGGAAGGCTAGTTGAGAATATGTTTCTAAAAGGATGCAAACCAAATGAAGTGACTTACAACACACTAATACATGGGTTATgtctcaaagggaagcttgacaAGGCAGTCAGTCTTTTGGCGCAAATGTTGTCAAATAAACATATTCCAAATGATGTTACATATGGAACAATAATAAACGGGTTTGTTAAGCAGGGAAGAGTTGTTGATGGTGTGCATGTATTGAAGGCCATGGAGGAAAGGGGTTACAAGGCGAGTGAGTATGTTTATTCAACTCTTATTAGTGGGTTTTTTAAAGAAGGAAAATCTGAAGATGCATTTAAATTATGGAAGCAGATGATAGAACAGGGATGTAAGCCCAATACGGTTGTTTATAGTGCTCTAATTGATGGTTTATGTCGAGAAGGAAAACCATATGAAGCTGAAATTTTTCTTTACGAGATGATTGATTTTGGTTGCATGCCAAATGCTTTCACTTACAGCTCCTTGATGAAGGGTTTCTTTGAGGTAGGAAGCTGCGACAAGGCGATTCTTGTATGGAAAGAGATGGCTCAGAAAGATTACATGGATAATGAAGTTTGTTACAGTGTTCTTATTCATGGGCTATGCAAGAATGGAAACTTGAAACAGGCTCTGATGATATGGAAGCAATTTTTGGCTAAAGGATTTGCCCCTGATGTTGTTGCTTATAGTTCAATGATCCATGGTCTCTGTGCTGCTGGATCAGTAAAACAGGGTTTGAATTTATTCAATGAGATGCTGTGTAAGGCGCCTAACACTAAGCCTGATGTTGTCACCTACAATATACTTCTTACGGCTTTATGCAAACAAGGTAGCATTTCCCATGCTATCGATCTTTTAACTGACATGCTAAATCAAGGATGTGATCCTGACTCAATTACATGCAATATTTTCTTGACCTCTTTGAAGGAGAAGTTTAATCCATTGCAAGATGGCAGAGAGTTTCTAGATGAGTTAGTATTAAGGCTGTACAAACGACAAAGAATTGTTGGAGCATCAAAAGTTATAGAAGTGATGCTTAAAGCTTTTCTGCACCCTAAAGAATCCACGTGGGAGAAGGTTATTGTAGACCTTTGTAAACCAAAGAAGATTATAGCAGCCATTGACAAGTGTTGGGCAAAATTATTCCTCTGA
- the LOC142545103 gene encoding uncharacterized protein LOC142545103, with the protein MTRRKTRPKKWRSMSRSSANLARKSSVPTKHWGDRASHKRVKGCRFASNSDLENVHQGCSIQEDHEFLMTQSETTTTPPTSSTSAGKTLKMHECTICRRVFSSGQALGGHKRCHWLTSISSDDSIIPDLHDFKYDHDQHAYKTSCHLLIDLNLKLPIPQLGRNNFAVETKHEEQRIKSMDTQNEEKSCTERKLRKLSELGDVEWDKWLQVGIASFTDHIC; encoded by the coding sequence ATGACGAGGAGGAAAACAAGGCCAAAGAAATGGAGATCAATGTCACGTtccagtgcaaatcttgcaaGAAAGTCTTCGGTTCCCACCAAGCATTGGGGGGACAGGGCGAGTCATAAGAGAGTTAAAGGTTGTCGTTTTGCCTCCAACTCTGATCTAGAAAATGTCCATCAAGGTTGTTCTATCCAAGAAGATCACGAGTTCTTGATGACGCAATCAGAGACGACTACTACGCCACCCACATCCAGCACCTCTGCAGGAAAGACGCTCAAGATGCACGAATGTACCATCTGCCGTCGAGTTTTCTCATCGGGGCAGGCCTTAGGCGGGCACAAACGATGTCATTGGCTCACTTCCATTTCATCGGACGATTCTATCATCCCAGATCTCCATGATTTTAAATATGATCACGACCAACATGCTTACAAAACATCTTGCCATCTCCTTATCGATCTCAATCTTAAGTTGCCAATTCCACAGCTTGGTCGAAATAATTTCGCCGTTGAAACAAAACATGAAGAACAAAGAATCAAGTCCAtggatacccagaacgaagaaaAATCATGCACTGAGAGGAAGCTAAGAAAGCTGAGTGAATTAGGAGATGTGGAGTGGGATAAATGGTTACAGGTGGGGATCGCTTCATTTACTGATCATATATGTTAG
- the LOC142545392 gene encoding LOW QUALITY PROTEIN: protein transport protein SEC16B homolog (The sequence of the model RefSeq protein was modified relative to this genomic sequence to represent the inferred CDS: deleted 1 base in 1 codon), translating to MASNPPPFQVEDNTDEDFFDKLVNDDDDGDFGITSTSEGRVFSDGNESDESKAFSNLNINEFDNSCDVSHYNTSNSISNIVDNLSAEIKTAKQIDDGGTVDYIRNPLASENSFEFGNLISEPKNEDEIAEVLSDTAFMGKSSGERLSDATVVSKSSAESGSPGVKVMDWSTFHSDSNKNDGNGFGSYSDFFTELGGDNAGDAWGNVGDSLDTVPNGSEVHGHAHMENSNDLGEYNEGNDYSITANQSAEPQVLNSSHYWEGMYPGWKYEPSTGQWYQVDGYDAGASASAQAHIDSNLSSTWGLSDGKAEISYFQQTAQSVAGTVPESGKIECVTDWNQASQVSDAKETTSNWNQVSQLSSDTTGVSYPASQDNNGYPPHVVFDPQYPHWYYDTIAQEWFLIESYTASTQSGTKVQGQMNQDRHALTNTFSQNNDQRMYSTHNQGNSYQNQAFSSQGQEHSWTRSFSDYNQQSSKMWQPDMLSNNEATSQYGNEQTKNRYAQNFSIVAQGSPQNAIHHGVTGSYYENVAQGPKNFSVGSGTQGFVAGGNLSQQFDESRINQHSQNGVPSDYTGIRNSINFSQQMIQGTQISYASAGGRSSAGRPPHALVTFGFGGKLIVMKDNSSTENLNYGSQNTTSGSISVLNLQEVVNENNASNNGMGVCNYFQALCRQAAPGPLTGGSVGIKELNKWVDERIANPEFAEMDYRKAENSRLLLSLLKLGCQYYGKLRSPYGTDAVSKESDGPESAVAKLFASTKRNNMQYSQYGAVAQCLQQMPSEGQMQATAADVQNLLVFGRKKEALQCAKEGQLWGPALVLAAQLGDQFYVETVKQMALQQLVAGSPLRTLCLLIAGQPADVFSADTTAISSMAGVANLPQQPPQFLANGMLDDWEDNLAMITANRTKDDELVLIHLGDCLWKERSDIIAAHICYLVAEASFEPYSDSARLCLVGADHWKFPRTYASPEAIQRTEVYEYSKSLGNSQFVLLPFQPYKLVYAHMLTEVGRISDALKYCQAVLKSLKTGRNPEGENLKQLVSSLEERIKAHQEGGFSTNLAPKKLVGKLLNLFDSTAHRVVGGLPPPAPTAGGPIQGNMNYHQTIGPRVSTSQSTLAMSSLVPSQSIEPISEWAADGNRMSMHARSVSEPDFGRSPRQDQAQSLKEANSAGEQEKASAIGRRSRFGSFGFGSQLLQKTVGLVLNRQGRQAKLGDTNKFYYDDKLKRWVEEGAAPPAEEETLPPPPTAAIFQNGTSDYNLKTALQNESSHVNRNPEYGSTSPLDNSSGIPPLPPTSNQYSARGRMGVRSRYVDTFNQGGGNTANSFQAPAVPSVKPASSPNPKFFVPAPVASVDQSVDAPVNGMQDNSSTQEHPSTSPLSYTFQSPAPPPPSMNMPRFASMDNILHNGTSNYGSFSTPSRRTASWSGRLNDSFSPPHRVEVKPLGKVLSKDPSSFTSSDPSFVHSSKNGSNVGDDLHEVEL from the exons ATGGCTTCCAATCCTCCTCCATTTCAGGTGGAGGATAATACAGACGAGgatttttttgataaattaGTGAATGACGACGACGACGGGGATTTTGGGATCACTTCCACGTCTGAAGGCCGTGTTTTCTCGGATGGGAATGAATCTGATGAATCAAAAGCTTTTTCGAATTTGAATATCAATGAGTTTGATAATAGTTGTGATGTTAGTCATTATAATACCAGCAATAGTATCAGTAACATTGTGGATAAtttaagtgcggaaataaaGACAGCAAAACAGATTGATGACGGGGGAACTGTGGACTATATTAGAAATCCATTAGCGTCGGAGAATTCATTTGAGTTTGGTAATTTGATAAGTGAACCAAAGAATGAGGACGAGATTGCTGAAGTTCTATCAGACACGGCATTTATGGGTAAGAGTAGTGGTGAGCGTCTTTCAGATGCGACTGTGGTCAGTAAGAGCAGTGCTGAATCAGGATCACCGGGAGTTAAGGTAATGGATTGGAGCACTTTTCATTCTGATTCAAACAAGAATGATGGCAATGGCTTTGGGTCATACTCAGATTTTTTCACTGAATTAGGTGGTGATAATGCAGGTGATGCATGGGGGAATGTGGGGGATAGTTTGGACACTGTGCCAAATGGGAGTGAAGTACATGGACACGCTCACATGGAAAATTCTAACGATCTCGGGGAGTATAATGAGGGAAATGATTATAGTATAACAGCCAATCAAAGTGCGGAACCACAGGTCTTAAATAGCAGTCACTACTGGGAGGGAATGTATCCAGGTTGGAAGTATGAACCAAGCACTGGACAATGGTATCAGGTAGATGGTTATGATGCTGGTGCAAGTGCAAGTGCACAAGCACATATTGACTCTAATTTATCTTCTACTTGGGGATTATCTGATGGAAAGGCTGAGATCTCTTACTTTCAGCAAACTGCTCAGTCTGTTGCTGGAACTGTGCCTGAGAGTGGTAAAATTGAGTGTGTCACTGATTGGAATCAAGCTTCTCAGGTGAGTGATGCAAAAGAAACCACATCAAATTGGAATCAGGTTTCACAATTAAGTAGTGATACCACTGGTGTTTCATACCCGGCTTCTCAAGATAATAATGGTTACCCACCTCATGTGGTTTTTGATCCCCAATATCCGCACTGGTATTATGATACTATTGCTCAGGAATGGTTCCTGATAGAGTCCTACACTGCATCTACTCAGTCAGGGACCAAAGTTCAGGGCCAGATGAATCAGGATAGACATGCATTAACCAATACATTTTCTCAGAACAATGATCAGAGGATGTATAGTACACACAATCAAGGTAATAGTTACCAAAATCAAGCATTTAGTAGCCAAGGTCAGGAACACAGCTGGACTAGGTCGTTCAGCGACTACAATCAACAAAGCTCAAAAATGTGGCAACCTGATATGTTAAGTAATAATGAAGCTACTTCACAGTATGGAAATGAACAAACGAAAAATCGTTACGCACAGAATTTTTCTATTGTTGCTCAAGGAAGCCCACAGAATGCCATTCATCATGGAGTAACAGGTTCATATTACGAGAATGTAGCACAAGGTCCAAAAAACTTTTCCGTGGGTTCTGGGACACAAGGTTTTGTTGCTGGTGGAAACTTAAGTCAACAGTTCGATGAATCAAGAATCAATCAACATAGCCAAAATGGTGTCCCAAGTGACTACACC GGAATCAGGAACTCAATCAATTTTTCTCAGCAAATGATTCAGGGTACTCAAATTTCGTACGCTTCTGCTGGTGGAAGGTCTTCTGCAGGTCGTCCTCCGCATGCTTTGGTTACTTTTGGTTTTGGTGGGAAGCTTATTGTGATGAAAGATAATAGTTCTACTGAAAACTTGAACTATGGAAGTCAG AATACTACAAGTGGTTCCATATCGGTTCTCAACTTACAAGAAGTTGTGAATGAAAACAATGCATCAAACAATGGAATGGGTGTTTGCAATTATTTCCAGGCTCTTTGTAGGCAAGCTGCCCCGGGTCCTCTTACTGGTGGAAGTGTTGGCATCAAGGAGTTGAACAAATGGGTAGACGAGAGAATAGCTAACCCTGAATTTGCTGAGATGGACTATAGGAAGGCTGAAAATTCGAGGTTACTTCTCTCACTGCTTAAACTGGGTTGTCAATATTATGGGAAACTTCGATCTCCATATGGTACAGATGCTGTATCGAAG GAAAGTGATGGTCCTGAATCAGCTGTTGCCAAGCTTTTTGCATCTACAAAGAGAAACAACATGCAGTATAGTCAGTATGGGGCTGTTGCCCAGTGCTTGCAACAAATGCCATCGGAAGGACAAATGCAG GCCACTGCTGCTGATGTTCAAAACCTTCTAGTTTTCGGAAGAAAGAAAGAAGCTCTGCAATGTGCGAAAGAGGGTCAGTTATGGGGCCCTGCCCTTGTTCTTGCTGCACAACTTGGTGATCAG TTCTACGTGGAAACTGTAAAGCAAATGGCACTTCAACAATTGGTAGCAGGGTCACCTTTGCGGACATTATGCCTGCTAATTGCTGGGCAACCTGCTGATGTCTTTTCTGCAGATACCACAGCCATTAGTAGCATGGCTGGTGTGGCAAATTTGCCTCAGCAACCACCACAG TTTCTCGCGAATGGTATGCTGGATGACTGGGAGGATAATTTAGCAATGATAACTGCAAATAGAACAAAAGATGATGAACTTGTGCTCATTCATCTCGGAGATTGTTTGTGGAAGGAAAGAAGTGAT ATAATCGCTGCTCACATTTGCTATTTAGTTGCTGAAGCAAGTTTTGAGCCATATTCAGACAGTGCAAGGTTGTGTCTTGTCGGTGCAGATCACTGGAAATTTCCACGGACATATGCCAGTCCAGAGGCTATACAG AGGACAGAGGTATACGAGTATTCAAAATCACTTGGGAACTCCCAGTTTGTCCTACTTCCATTTCAACCATATAAGCTTGTATATGCACACATGTTGACAGAAGTTGGGAGGATATCTGATGCGTTGAA GTACTGTCAAGCGGTACTAAAATCACTTAAGACAGGACGAAACCCAGAGGGTGAGAATCTCAAACAGTTGGTTTCATCTTTGGAAGAGAGGATCAAAGCTCATCAAGAG GGAGGTTTCTCCACAAACTTAGCCCCTAAAAAATTAGTTGGTAAATTGCTCAACCTTTTTGATAGTACTGCCCACCGTGTTGTTGGGGGTTTACCACCACCTGCACCAACAGCTGGTGGCCCTATTCAAGGTAACATGAATTATCATCAAACAATCGGGCCTAGGGTATCAACTAGTCAATCAACATTGGCTATGTCATCGTTAGTGCCTTCTCAATCCATCGAGCCTATAAGTGAATGGGCAGCTGATGGCAACCGGATGTCAATGCATGCCAGAAGTGTTTCAGAACCAGACTTCGGTAGAAGTCCAAGGCAG GATCAGGCTCAGTCATTGAAGGAAGCAAATTCTGCTGGCGAGCAAGAAAAAGCATCAGCAATAGGCAGGCGATCTCGATTTGGTAGTTTTGGTTTTGGATCTCAGCTACTACAGAAGACCGTAGGTTTAGTTCTCAACCGTCAAGGCCGCCAG GCTAAATTGGGTGATACGAACAAGTTTTATTATGACGACAAACTCAAGAGATGGGTGGAGGAAGGTGCTGCACCTCCAGCAGAAGAAGAGACACTTCCACCCCCACCGACAGCTGCAATTTTCCAGAATGGAACGTCAGATTATAACTTAAAGACTGCGCTGCAAAATGAAAGTTCTCATGTCAACAGAAATCCTGAATATGGAAGCACAAGTCCTCTAGATAATAGTTCAGGAATTCCACCACTTCCTCCAACTTCAAATCAATACTCTGCCCGGGGAAGGATGGGCGTCCGATCGag GTATGTCGACACCTTTAACCAAGGTGGTGGGAACACGGCAAATTCATTCCAGGCTCCTGCTGTTCCTTCAGTCAAACCAGCAAGCAGCCCCAACCCAAAATTCTTTGTGCCAGCACCCGTGGCCTCGGTTGACCAATCAGTTGATGCTCCTGTCAATGGCATGCAAGACAATTCATCAACCCAGGAACATCCTTCCACCTCTCCTTTAAGCTACACATTCCAGTCACCTGCACCACCTCCACCGTCCATGAACATGCCAAGATTTGCTAGCATGGACAACATCTTGCACAATGGTACAAGCAATTATGGTTCTTTTTCGACACCTTCACGGCGTACAGCATCATGGAGTGGAAGATTAAACGATTCGTTCAGTCCTCCGCATAGGGTTGAAGTAAAACCTCTGGGAAAGGTATTGAGCAAGGACCCGTCTTCATTCACATCAAGTGACCCTTCTTTTGTACATTCGTCAAAAAATGGCAGTAATGTTGGAGATGATCTTCACGAAGTGGAACTCTGA